One segment of Plasmodium vivax chromosome 14, whole genome shotgun sequence DNA contains the following:
- a CDS encoding GTP-binding protein TypA, putative (encoded by transcript PVX_122985A): MNNFLKGHNGCAALKLVRQCVGTSAKGVKNLQREGQTPFAGVPGGRIMGKYFSTVSLYDNRSFLNRAKNKLRQKGSPEMRHPSALSRNGNTLFFSTSNKKIKIINPQKIRNVAIIAHVDHGKTTLVDKLLKQGGEETKNERVMDHNDLEKERGITIMSKVTRIKYDDYFFNIVDTPGHSDFGGEVERVLNLIDGVCLIVDVVEGPKNQTKFVLKKSLLNPKCKIIVIMNKFDKPSNIKRKEEIENEIFDLFADLNAPDELMNYPILYASAKNGWCTDSFEDAKQNKCAHNNVLVIFKKIIEYFDSPVGSPLLEGSVTGDDSHGVTPLLGVSSRRDSAKDGGFVEDPSNRPPLGEDKNVEAKIMREPFSMLVSLIDHQEGVGVTVTGKIYGGVIKKGDTIIVKSEENKVKGTCVIKNIFYMKGRKMENANFASAGDIVNISFSKGVTPSVNDTLSSEEAVSSLKVRPIDPPVLCLKISQNTSPLTGKDGKHITLSSIGNRLKREAAINVAIEINESERKDSYEVKGRGELQLGILIEKLRREGYEMTISSPNVIYTKDENGNLLEPVEEFHITIPSVISSNVIEKLNTRKAEIVDIINDDNENTFIKCICPSRNFFGMRSYLRDVSKGTSIINSELREYKKKQTSYKSDRNGVIISSSSGTTTAFSLDPIQLKGNLFVSENYPTYEGMIIGEHFLSNDIEMNAVKVKPVQHLRNKGHEETIRINHKSVTIEYALSFIQDDEEIEVTPKRIVMRKKILNTEQRKTANRKAKNG; the protein is encoded by the coding sequence ATGAataacttcctaaaaggacaCAACGGGTGTGCCGCTCTGAAGTTGGTGAGGCAATGCGTCGGGACGAGCGcaaagggggtaaaaaacCTCCAGAGGGAGGGCCAAACCCCCTTTGCCGGAGTTCCTGGGGGGAGAATAATGGGGAAATACTTTTCCACAGTGTCACTTTACGATAATAGAAGCTTTCTAAAtagggcaaaaaataaattgcgcCAAAAAGGGAGCCCCGAAATGAGACACCCTTCAGCACTAAGCCGCAATGGCAATACCCTCTTCTTTTCAAcgagtaataaaaaaataaaaattatcaacCCGCAAAAGATAAGAAACGTGGCAATCATTGCACATGTAGATCATGGGAAGACAACCCTGGTAGATAAGCTGCTAAaacaagggggagaagaaacaaaaaacgaAAGAGTAATGGACCATAATGatttggaaaaggaaagaggaaTTACTATCATGTCCAAAGTGAcaagaataaaatatgatgattatttttttaatatcgtTGATACCCCTGGGCATTCAGATTTTGGCGGAGAAGTTGAACGGGTGCTGAACCTCATTGATGGGGTTTGCCTAATTGTTGACGTCGTTGAAGGACCAAAGAACCAAACGAAATTTGTTCTAAAAAAATCTCTGCTAAATCCAAAGTGCAAAATTATTGTCATTATGAATAAGTTTGATAAACCtagtaatataaaaaggaaagaagaaattgaaaatgaaatttttgaCCTTTTCGCTGATTTGAACGCTCCAGATGAGTTGATGAATTACCCCATCCTCTACGCCTCTGCGAAGAATGGGTGGTGCACGGACAGCTTCGAGGATGCTAAGCAGAATAAGTGTGCACATAATAACGTGCTagtcatatttaaaaaaattatagaatatTTTGACTCCCCTGTGGGGTCCCCACTGCTTGAGGGCAGCGTTACAGGGGATGACTCACATGGTGTAACTCCTTTATTGGGGGTATCGTCACGAAGAGACTCTGCGAAGGATGGCGGATTTGTCGAAGACCCGTCCAACCGCCCCCCCCTCGGGGAGGATAAAAACGTGGAGGCGAAAATAATGCGCGAACCGTTCAGCATGCTAGTCAGCCTTATAGACCACCAAGAAGGGGTAGGCGTCACGGTGACGGGGAAAATATACGGAGGGGTCatcaaaaagggagacaCGATTATCGTGAAgagtgaagaaaataaagtaaaaggGACATGTGTAATTAAGAACATTTTCTACATGAAAGgacgcaaaatggaaaatgctAATTTCGCCAGTGCAGGggatattgtaaatatttccttttcgaaggGAGTTACCCCATCTGTTAACGATACGCTGTCATCTGAAGAAGCCGTATCAAGTTTGAAGGTGAGGCCAATCGATCCGCCTGTTCTCTGcttaaaaatttcacaaaataCAAGTCCCCTAACAGGGAAGGATGGAAAGCATATAACTCTGTCCTCCATTGGTAATAGACTTAAAAGAGAAGCAGCCATAAATGTGGCCATCGAAATTAACGAGTCGGAAAGGAAAGACAGCTATGAGGTgaaaggaagaggagaatTACAGTTAGGCATTCTGATCGAAAAGTTGAGGAGGGAAGGATACGAAATGACCATCTCATCTCCAAATGTTATTTACACAAAAGATGAAAATGGAAATCTGCTAGAACCAGTTGAAGAATTTCACATTACCATACCGTCTGTAATTAGCTCCAATgttattgaaaaattaaacacaAGGAAGGCAGAAATTGTGGACATTATAAATGACGATAATGAAAATACTTTCATCAAGTGTATTTGCCCATCGAGAAATTTCTTTGGTATGAGATCTTACCTGCGTGATGTTAGCAAAGGGACCTCCATTATTAACTCCGAATTGagggaatataaaaaaaaacaaacgtcCTACAAAAGTGACAGAAATGGGGTGATCATATCCTCGTCCAGTGGAACAACCACTGCCTTTTCGCTTGACCCCATACAGTTAAAGggaaatttatttgttaGCGAAAATTACCCTACTTATGAAGGCATGATCATCGGAGAGCACTTCCTAAGCAATGATATTGAAATGAATGCTGTGAAGGTCAAGCCTGTGCAACACCTAAGGAATAAGGGCCATGAGGAAACCATAAGGATAAATCATAAAAGTGTCACCATTGAGTATGCTCTTTCGTTTATTCAAGACGACGAA